A DNA window from Enterobacter cloacae subsp. cloacae ATCC 13047 contains the following coding sequences:
- a CDS encoding sensor histidine kinase, translating into MHEIFDMLLAVFDRAALMLICLFFLIRIRLFRELLHKSAHSAKELLAVTAIFSLFALFSTWSGVPVEGSLVNVRVIAVMSGGILFGPWVGIITGLIAGTHRYLIDIGGVTAVPCFITSIIAGVLSGWINRKIPKKQHWRAGIIAGMLCETLTMVLVVVWAPTIALGLDIVSKIGIPMILGSVCIGFIVLLVQSVEGEKEASAARQAKLALDIANKTLPLFRHVNAESLRQVCDIIRRDIHADAVAITNIDHVLAYVGVGEHNYQDSDDTISPTTRQAINYGKIIIKNNDEAHRTPEIHSMLVIPLWEKGVVTGTLKIYYCHAHQITSSLQEMAIGLSQIISTQLEVSRAEQLREMANKAELRALQSKINPHFLFNALNAISSSIRLNPDTARQLIFNLSRYLRYNIELKDDEQIDIKKELYQIKDYIAIEQARFGDKLTVIYDIDEEVNCVIPSLLIQPLVENAIVHGIQPCKGKGVVTISVTESGNRVRIAVRDTGHGIDPKVIERVEANEMPGNKIGLLNVHHRVKLLYGDGLHIQRLEPGTEIAFYIPNERSPVHASTSLLP; encoded by the coding sequence GTGCACGAAATATTCGATATGCTGCTGGCGGTTTTTGACCGTGCGGCATTAATGCTGATTTGCCTGTTTTTCCTCATTCGTATTCGCCTGTTCCGCGAGCTTTTGCACAAGTCCGCCCACTCGGCAAAAGAGCTGCTGGCCGTTACCGCCATCTTTTCACTTTTCGCGCTGTTCAGCACCTGGTCCGGGGTGCCGGTAGAAGGGTCGCTGGTCAACGTGCGTGTTATCGCCGTGATGTCCGGTGGGATCTTGTTTGGCCCCTGGGTGGGCATTATTACGGGTCTCATTGCCGGGACACATCGTTACCTGATAGATATCGGCGGCGTGACGGCGGTGCCGTGTTTTATCACCAGCATCATCGCCGGCGTCCTTTCCGGCTGGATTAACCGCAAAATCCCGAAAAAGCAGCACTGGCGCGCCGGGATCATCGCGGGCATGCTGTGCGAAACGCTGACCATGGTTCTGGTGGTCGTCTGGGCTCCCACCATCGCGCTGGGGCTGGATATTGTCTCTAAAATCGGCATTCCGATGATCCTCGGCAGCGTCTGTATCGGTTTTATTGTGCTGCTGGTGCAAAGCGTTGAAGGGGAAAAAGAGGCCAGCGCCGCACGTCAGGCCAAGCTGGCGCTGGATATCGCCAACAAAACGCTGCCGCTCTTCCGCCATGTTAACGCTGAATCCTTACGTCAGGTCTGCGATATCATCCGTCGCGATATTCATGCCGATGCCGTGGCCATTACCAATATCGACCACGTCCTGGCCTATGTTGGCGTGGGTGAGCATAACTATCAGGACAGCGATGACACCATCAGCCCCACCACCAGGCAGGCGATCAATTACGGTAAAATCATCATTAAAAACAATGATGAAGCCCACAGAACCCCAGAAATTCACTCCATGCTGGTGATCCCGCTGTGGGAGAAAGGCGTGGTGACGGGAACCCTGAAAATTTACTACTGCCACGCGCACCAGATCACCTCCTCCCTGCAGGAGATGGCCATCGGGCTGTCGCAGATTATCTCTACCCAGCTGGAGGTCTCCCGCGCGGAACAGCTGCGCGAGATGGCAAATAAGGCAGAGCTGCGCGCGCTGCAGAGTAAAATTAATCCTCATTTTCTGTTTAACGCGCTGAATGCGATCTCCTCGTCCATTCGACTTAATCCGGATACCGCACGTCAGCTGATTTTCAATCTGTCACGCTACCTGCGCTACAACATTGAGCTAAAAGATGACGAGCAGATCGACATTAAAAAAGAGCTTTATCAGATCAAGGATTACATTGCGATTGAGCAGGCGCGCTTTGGTGACAAACTCACGGTCATTTACGATATTGATGAAGAGGTCAACTGTGTGATCCCAAGCCTGCTGATCCAGCCGCTGGTTGAGAACGCTATTGTCCACGGGATTCAGCCGTGTAAAGGGAAAGGGGTGGTGACCATTAGCGTGACCGAAAGCGGCAACCGCGTGCGAATTGCCGTGCGCGATACCGGCCACGGAATTGATCCTAAAGTCATTGAGCGCGTTGAGGCCAACGAGATGCCGGGGAATAAGATTGGGCTGCTGAATGTCCACCACCGGGTCAAACTGCTGTACGGCGACGGGCTGCATATTCAGCGCCTTGAACCGGGCACCGAGATCGCCTTTTATATTCCGAATGAACGCTCTCCCGTTCATGCGTCTACATCCCTGTTGCCTTAG
- a CDS encoding LytR/AlgR family response regulator transcription factor — MKVIIVEDEFLAQQELSWLIKTHSQMEIVGTFDDGLDVLKFLQHNRVDAIFLDINIPSLDGVLLAQNINQFAHKPFIVFVTAWKEHAVEAFELEAFDYILKPYQESRIVTMLQKLEAAWQQQNAPVTASPAVRENDTINLVKDERIIVTPVNDIYYAEAHEKMTFVYTRRESYVMAMNITEFCSKLPTAHFFRCHRSFCVNLNKIREIEPWFNNTYILRLKDLDFQVPVSRSKVKEFRQLMHL, encoded by the coding sequence GTGAAAGTGATCATTGTAGAAGATGAGTTTCTGGCTCAACAGGAGCTGAGCTGGCTCATCAAAACGCACAGTCAGATGGAGATCGTGGGCACGTTTGACGATGGTCTGGACGTGCTGAAGTTTTTGCAGCATAACCGCGTTGATGCCATTTTTCTTGATATCAACATTCCGTCGCTGGATGGCGTATTACTGGCGCAAAACATCAATCAGTTTGCCCATAAGCCGTTTATTGTCTTCGTCACCGCCTGGAAGGAGCATGCGGTTGAAGCCTTCGAGCTGGAGGCGTTTGACTATATCCTTAAGCCTTACCAGGAGTCGCGCATCGTCACCATGCTGCAAAAGCTGGAGGCCGCGTGGCAACAGCAGAACGCCCCTGTCACCGCAAGTCCCGCAGTACGTGAGAATGACACGATTAACCTGGTGAAGGATGAACGTATCATCGTGACGCCGGTTAACGATATCTACTATGCCGAAGCCCATGAAAAGATGACGTTTGTCTATACGCGGCGGGAATCGTACGTGATGGCGATGAACATTACCGAGTTTTGCAGCAAGCTGCCGACAGCGCATTTCTTCCGCTGTCACCGCTCGTTTTGTGTGAATTTAAACAAGATCCGCGAGATCGAGCCGTGGTTTAACAATACATACATTTTGCGCCTGAAGGATCTTGATTTTCAGGTGCCAGTGAGCCGCAGCAAGGTCAAAGAGTTCCGCCAGTTAATGCACCTGTAA
- the glk gene encoding glucokinase: MTKYALVGDVGGTNARLALCDVSSGEISQAKTYSGLDYPSLEAVVRVYLEEHKVSVDDGCIAIACPITGDWVAMTNHTWAFSIAEMKKNLGFAHLEIINDFTAVSMAIPMLKPEHLTQFGGTAPVEGKPIAVYGAGTGLGVSHLVHVDKRWVSLPGEGGHVDFAPNSEEEGIILEELRAEIGHVSAERVLSGPGLVNLYRAIVKSDGRLPENLQPKDVTERALADSCIDCRRALSLFCVIMGRFGGNLALTLGTFGGVYIAGGIVPRFLEFFKASGFRGGFEDKGRFKSYVQDIPVYLIVHDNPGLLGSGAHLRQVLGQIL, translated from the coding sequence CGATGTAAGTAGCGGTGAAATTTCCCAGGCGAAAACCTATTCAGGGCTGGATTACCCCAGCCTTGAGGCCGTTGTACGCGTCTATCTGGAAGAGCACAAGGTCAGCGTTGACGATGGCTGTATCGCGATTGCCTGCCCGATTACCGGCGACTGGGTCGCGATGACCAACCATACCTGGGCATTTTCCATCGCCGAGATGAAAAAGAACCTCGGCTTTGCACATCTGGAAATCATCAACGACTTTACTGCGGTGTCGATGGCCATCCCGATGCTGAAGCCAGAGCACCTGACTCAGTTTGGCGGTACTGCACCGGTAGAAGGCAAGCCGATTGCCGTTTACGGTGCCGGCACGGGGCTGGGCGTTTCGCATCTGGTTCATGTTGATAAGCGCTGGGTGAGTCTGCCGGGTGAAGGTGGCCACGTGGACTTTGCACCGAACAGCGAAGAAGAGGGCATTATTCTGGAAGAGCTACGCGCTGAGATCGGCCACGTGTCGGCTGAGCGCGTGCTTTCCGGCCCGGGGCTGGTAAACCTGTATCGTGCCATTGTGAAGTCTGACGGCCGTCTGCCGGAAAATCTGCAGCCGAAAGACGTGACCGAGCGCGCACTGGCAGACAGCTGCATCGACTGCCGTCGCGCACTGTCGCTGTTCTGCGTGATAATGGGGCGTTTTGGTGGCAACCTGGCGCTTACGCTCGGCACCTTTGGTGGCGTTTACATTGCCGGTGGCATTGTGCCGCGCTTCCTGGAGTTCTTCAAAGCGTCAGGCTTCCGCGGCGGGTTTGAAGACAAAGGACGTTTTAAAAGCTACGTGCAAGACATTCCTGTTTATCTGATTGTGCACGACAACCCGGGTTTACTTGGCTCGGGCGCCCACCTGCGTCAGGTGCTCGGCCAGATCCTCTAA